One Rubritalea squalenifaciens DSM 18772 genomic region harbors:
- a CDS encoding sulfatase/phosphatase domain-containing protein, whose amino-acid sequence MFKYILYLALTAVCTAAKQPNIVFLFTDDHALSAISAYGSKTIKTPNIDRIAEEGAIFQNSFCTNSICGPSRASIMTGKHSHLNGFTGNLGAAFDGHQTTLPRLLQNAGYQTAIFGKWHLKSTPVGFDRWEIFPGQGNYYNPDLLQQGGGRKRYQGYATDIVTDLSLKWLKEERDPNKPFILFCQHKAPHRTFSPALRHLELYDGKDLPVPSTFFDDYKNRSATLAKHAMGIAEHMAWDYDLKVPSPLVKEYNLPGRNHIKDVEYPRMSPEQKKAWDKFFEPRNRELLEQWKAGKLTEKDLALWRYQRYAKNYLRTVKSVDENIGRVLDYLDESNLTENTIVIYSSDQGFYVGEHGWFDKRWMFEESLSMPFLIRWPEHIKPGQKHKELIQNIDYAPTLLSAAGAEVPREMQGKSLLPLVESSSKEWRDAIYYAYYDHGGEHQVPQHDGIRTERYKLIHFPRSKEWNLFDLKNDPNELVSIHGKDPKLLKELQSKYDELKKEYHVSSATIPSSRPQPWWKQRHKLLNKRTKNGSGKAEIVFIGDSITQAWETHGKDTWQKYYAPRNAVNLGISGDRTEHVMWRLQNGNFTGLTPKVAVVMIGTNNTGHKMQPALETAQGIRAILDQIRSKSPDTKILLLGVFPRDASPEGKMRKRNEEINELIDDYADDKHIFYQDISQVFLDDKGTLPKEIMPDALHPRQQGYQLWAEAIEPTLNKLGLSPITK is encoded by the coding sequence ATGTTTAAATACATATTGTACCTCGCTCTCACAGCCGTTTGCACCGCTGCAAAACAGCCTAATATCGTCTTCTTATTCACTGACGATCATGCTTTATCCGCCATATCAGCCTATGGCTCCAAAACGATCAAAACGCCCAACATAGATCGTATCGCCGAGGAAGGCGCCATTTTTCAAAATTCATTTTGCACGAATTCCATTTGTGGCCCATCCCGTGCAAGTATCATGACTGGCAAGCACAGTCATCTCAACGGCTTTACAGGAAACCTCGGTGCAGCCTTCGATGGACACCAGACCACGCTTCCCCGACTACTCCAGAACGCCGGTTACCAGACAGCCATCTTCGGTAAGTGGCACCTCAAGTCCACACCAGTGGGATTCGACCGTTGGGAAATTTTCCCCGGACAAGGCAACTACTACAACCCTGACCTTCTCCAGCAAGGCGGTGGCCGTAAACGCTACCAAGGCTATGCTACAGACATCGTTACCGATCTCTCCCTCAAATGGCTCAAGGAAGAGCGCGACCCTAACAAGCCGTTCATTCTCTTCTGCCAACACAAGGCCCCACACCGCACCTTCTCACCAGCTCTTCGCCACTTGGAGCTTTATGATGGCAAAGACCTTCCAGTCCCTTCCACCTTCTTTGACGACTACAAGAACCGCTCTGCAACACTTGCTAAGCACGCGATGGGTATCGCTGAGCACATGGCTTGGGATTACGATCTCAAAGTACCCTCACCACTCGTCAAAGAATACAACTTGCCTGGCCGCAATCACATCAAGGACGTGGAATACCCACGCATGAGCCCCGAGCAAAAGAAAGCTTGGGACAAATTCTTTGAACCACGTAACCGTGAGCTTCTGGAACAATGGAAGGCTGGCAAACTCACTGAAAAGGACCTTGCCCTCTGGCGCTACCAGCGATACGCAAAAAACTACCTGCGTACCGTGAAGTCAGTCGATGAGAACATTGGACGAGTCTTGGACTATTTGGACGAGAGCAACCTCACCGAGAACACCATCGTCATCTACTCATCCGACCAAGGTTTCTATGTGGGTGAGCACGGCTGGTTTGATAAACGCTGGATGTTTGAGGAGTCACTCAGCATGCCATTCTTGATCAGATGGCCTGAGCACATCAAGCCTGGTCAAAAGCATAAAGAGCTCATTCAGAATATTGACTACGCCCCCACCCTTCTCAGCGCCGCAGGAGCAGAAGTACCGCGTGAGATGCAAGGCAAGTCGCTTCTCCCACTCGTCGAGAGTAGCTCCAAAGAATGGAGAGATGCCATCTATTACGCCTACTACGATCATGGCGGGGAGCACCAAGTCCCTCAGCATGACGGTATACGCACAGAGCGCTACAAGCTCATCCACTTCCCCCGTTCCAAAGAATGGAACCTCTTCGACCTGAAGAATGACCCTAATGAACTCGTTAGTATCCACGGCAAGGATCCCAAGCTGCTTAAAGAACTACAAAGCAAATACGACGAACTCAAAAAAGAGTACCACGTCAGCAGCGCCACCATTCCGAGCAGTCGCCCGCAACCATGGTGGAAGCAACGCCATAAGCTGCTCAACAAAAGAACTAAGAATGGCTCTGGGAAAGCTGAGATAGTCTTCATTGGAGACTCCATCACCCAAGCTTGGGAGACGCACGGCAAAGACACCTGGCAGAAGTATTATGCTCCTCGCAATGCGGTCAATCTGGGCATCTCCGGCGACCGCACAGAGCACGTCATGTGGCGCCTCCAGAATGGCAACTTCACAGGCCTTACGCCGAAGGTGGCCGTGGTTATGATCGGCACTAACAATACAGGGCATAAGATGCAACCGGCTCTCGAGACAGCACAAGGCATCCGTGCGATCCTTGACCAGATCCGCAGCAAATCCCCTGACACCAAAATTCTCCTACTCGGGGTCTTCCCCCGTGACGCAAGCCCTGAGGGCAAAATGCGTAAACGCAATGAGGAAATCAATGAACTCATTGATGACTACGCAGATGACAAGCACATCTTCTATCAAGACATCTCTCAAGTCTTCTTGGACGATAAAGGAACTCTCCCCAAAGAAATCATGCCAGATGCCCTGCACCCTAGACAGCAAGGATATCAACTCTGGGCTGAGGCCATTGAACCCACTCTCAATAAATTAGGTCTCTCACCCATCACTAAATAA
- the argH gene encoding argininosuccinate lyase, giving the protein MWKGRFSQATADLVQQYGESVSYDWRLYKHDIAGSIAHARAQLKAGLLTDEEFSSIESGLREIEKDIDAGKFEFSIELEDIHMNIEAELTKRIGAAGGKLHTARSRNDQVATDTRLYCREEIDTISKLIEDLQKALLGKAEEYADSVIPGYTHLQRGQPVTVGHHLLAYVEMLSRDTGRLADARKRVNVSPLGSGALAGSTINLDRQQIADELGFDRVTTNSMDAISDRDYIIELLSAFALVGTHLSRLSEDLILWCSSEFGFATLSDAHTTGSSLMPQKKNPDVCEITRGKTGRLYGNLVSLLTAAKGLPLTYNRDLQEDKEPLFDSIDTLKIALAVNAEMITDMVVNVDHCRAAASDPLLLATDLADYLVKEGVPFRSAHELVGQAVAVSVETKTPLDQLDLTKVSEHYGATAKDVFNLETALKARTNPGAPSIENVRSEIARWNSILG; this is encoded by the coding sequence ATGTGGAAAGGACGTTTCTCCCAAGCTACCGCCGACCTCGTACAACAGTACGGTGAATCCGTCTCCTATGACTGGAGACTCTACAAGCATGACATCGCTGGCTCCATCGCCCACGCGCGCGCCCAGCTGAAGGCAGGCCTACTCACCGATGAGGAATTCTCCAGTATCGAATCCGGTCTCCGTGAGATCGAGAAAGACATCGATGCCGGCAAGTTCGAGTTCTCCATCGAGCTCGAAGACATCCACATGAATATCGAGGCTGAACTCACCAAGCGCATTGGTGCTGCTGGCGGCAAGCTACACACAGCTCGCTCCCGTAATGATCAGGTCGCTACCGATACCCGCCTCTACTGCCGTGAGGAAATCGACACCATTTCCAAGCTCATTGAAGACCTGCAGAAGGCTCTCCTAGGCAAAGCTGAGGAATATGCGGACTCCGTCATTCCCGGCTACACCCACCTCCAGCGTGGCCAGCCTGTGACAGTAGGCCACCACCTGCTCGCTTACGTAGAAATGCTTTCACGAGATACTGGCCGCCTCGCCGATGCCCGCAAGCGTGTCAACGTCTCACCACTCGGTTCCGGCGCGCTCGCAGGTTCCACCATCAATCTCGACCGCCAGCAGATCGCCGACGAGCTGGGCTTTGACCGTGTCACCACCAACTCCATGGATGCAATCTCTGACCGCGACTACATCATCGAGCTACTGTCTGCGTTTGCTTTGGTTGGCACCCACCTCTCCCGCCTCTCTGAGGATCTCATTCTCTGGTGCTCCAGCGAATTCGGCTTTGCCACTCTCTCGGATGCCCATACCACTGGCTCTTCACTGATGCCTCAGAAGAAGAACCCGGATGTTTGTGAAATCACTCGTGGCAAGACAGGCCGCCTCTATGGCAACCTCGTTTCCCTGCTCACCGCAGCCAAGGGTCTCCCACTCACCTACAACCGCGACCTCCAGGAAGACAAGGAGCCTCTGTTTGACTCCATCGACACCCTTAAGATCGCCCTCGCAGTGAATGCAGAGATGATCACAGACATGGTCGTCAATGTAGACCATTGCCGTGCGGCCGCATCCGACCCACTTCTACTGGCTACCGACCTCGCCGACTATCTGGTCAAAGAAGGCGTTCCATTCCGCTCTGCTCACGAACTCGTGGGTCAGGCCGTCGCTGTTAGCGTAGAGACGAAGACCCCTCTCGATCAGCTCGACCTCACCAAAGTTTCCGAGCACTACGGCGCAACAGCCAAGGATGTGTTCAATCTTGAAACTGCCCTCAAGGCCCGTACCAATCCAGGTGCACCGTCCATCGAGAACGTAAGAAGCGAAATCGCTCGCTGGAATAGTATTCTCGGATAA
- a CDS encoding PVC-type heme-binding CxxCH protein, whose translation MRIHHLLSLTTVLSAGFFTSCSKEGEAPASSTTPASPAIQPSISLDKNTRIVIEGNGVASRMMKFGHLETALHARFPEANLFIRNLADEGNTPGFRPNAGRKDQFSFPGAKDLVSPAYSSPTNSRWSKGPVGFYPTPDAWQDLLKPDLALCFFGSVSAEQGEADLDRFEKELTAYLQHLKTKNYGKDSPLRVILISPTAVEDLSGEINVPSGKVQNTNLALYTKYMARIAKEQEIPFVDLFSASKQWYKDSKDALTIDGRQLNDAGYQKLADHLTSTLFGKSQVKQPDMKALHAAVQEKNWVWHQDYKIPNGVHVYGQRYKPFGPDNYPHEIKKNREMAAIRDQAIWATAQGESFDVAAADAQTYQLPKIKSNFRPSGKNGNIEYKSGEETIKHLTLPEGYKIELFADEKMFPELANPVQISFDNKGRLWVACMPSYPHYKIGDPKPADTLLIFEDTDNDGKADKKTVFANDLHIPIGFELAPEGVYVSQSDSLVLLTDTDGDDKYDKKEFILSGFDDHDTHHAISAFCADPSGAIYMGEGVFLRSNVETAYGTVRGTNGGFMRYNPAKRQLERTAQINIPNPWGTAFDDYGQCFFLHTSDPSLNWLIPATTKPHYNRSDQAPPNLIPNAQKVRPTSGLEIISSRHFPDEVQGDILLNNTIGFLGTKQHQVEADGTGFKLTHRQDLLKSSEGNFRPVDLEFAPDGSLYLIDWSNTLIGHMQHNARDPYRDHAHGRVYRITYPSRPLVKPSKVAGATLEELFENLKLPEYRTRYRTRRELRGHDASEVLPALQKWVTSLNKQDPDYERHRLEALWVSWGLDQIDTSLLQELTQSSDYRVRAAAYHALRYNLDRFKNTKELLLAAAQDKHGQVRMEAITIASLLDKDTALEIIDIAKQQPVDNWLKTPLDRVYADLTNQVIAEKEDKELAAYKGEMLKIMKLGKEVYHRDAHCATCHQDDGKGLPQAGFPPLNGTKWVNEDPERLIKLTLKGLMGPINVKGKQWNGAMTPFGGMLEDDKEVAAVLTYVRKSFGNNASVITPEMVKKVREETKDRKQLYMADELLKEHPHKK comes from the coding sequence ATGAGAATTCACCATCTGCTCTCTCTAACCACGGTCTTATCTGCTGGGTTCTTTACCTCCTGCTCAAAAGAGGGCGAAGCACCAGCCTCCTCAACCACTCCAGCCTCTCCCGCGATACAACCATCTATTTCACTGGATAAAAATACCCGTATCGTCATCGAAGGCAATGGCGTCGCCTCCCGCATGATGAAGTTCGGGCACTTGGAAACCGCCCTCCATGCCCGCTTTCCAGAGGCCAATCTCTTCATCCGCAATCTAGCCGATGAGGGGAATACCCCCGGCTTCCGCCCTAATGCCGGGCGTAAGGATCAATTCTCCTTCCCTGGAGCCAAAGACCTGGTCTCCCCTGCTTATTCCTCCCCCACCAATTCCCGTTGGAGCAAAGGCCCGGTTGGCTTTTACCCGACACCTGACGCCTGGCAGGATCTACTCAAACCTGACCTGGCGCTCTGCTTCTTTGGCTCTGTCTCCGCTGAACAAGGTGAGGCTGATCTCGACCGATTCGAGAAAGAGCTCACAGCGTACCTGCAACACCTCAAAACCAAAAACTACGGCAAGGATTCGCCTCTCCGTGTGATTCTCATCTCTCCAACTGCTGTCGAAGATCTGTCAGGAGAGATCAATGTACCTTCTGGCAAAGTACAAAATACCAACCTTGCCCTCTACACCAAATACATGGCTCGCATAGCCAAGGAACAGGAGATTCCTTTTGTCGACCTCTTCTCCGCCTCAAAGCAATGGTACAAGGATAGCAAAGACGCTCTCACTATCGATGGACGCCAACTCAATGACGCCGGCTACCAGAAGCTCGCAGACCACCTGACTAGTACACTGTTCGGAAAAAGTCAGGTCAAACAACCTGACATGAAGGCCCTTCACGCTGCCGTGCAAGAAAAGAACTGGGTCTGGCACCAGGATTACAAGATCCCTAACGGAGTTCACGTCTACGGCCAGCGCTACAAGCCATTCGGCCCGGACAACTATCCTCACGAGATCAAAAAGAACCGCGAGATGGCTGCGATCAGAGACCAAGCCATCTGGGCGACCGCTCAGGGTGAGTCATTCGACGTCGCTGCGGCAGACGCCCAAACCTACCAACTTCCAAAGATCAAAAGTAACTTCCGCCCCAGCGGCAAGAACGGTAACATCGAGTACAAGTCCGGTGAGGAGACCATCAAGCACCTGACCCTGCCGGAGGGCTACAAGATCGAACTCTTCGCCGATGAAAAAATGTTCCCCGAACTGGCGAACCCTGTTCAGATCTCCTTTGACAACAAAGGTCGCCTCTGGGTGGCATGCATGCCCTCCTACCCTCACTACAAAATTGGTGATCCAAAGCCTGCAGACACGCTGCTCATCTTTGAAGATACAGATAATGACGGCAAGGCAGACAAAAAGACTGTCTTCGCGAACGACCTGCACATTCCGATTGGTTTCGAGCTAGCGCCAGAGGGGGTCTACGTATCCCAGTCCGACTCCCTCGTTCTACTAACGGACACTGATGGTGACGACAAATACGACAAGAAGGAATTCATCCTCAGTGGTTTTGATGATCATGATACCCACCACGCCATATCGGCCTTCTGTGCAGATCCCTCTGGTGCCATCTACATGGGTGAAGGCGTCTTCCTGCGCTCCAATGTAGAAACAGCCTACGGTACCGTCCGCGGCACCAACGGTGGATTCATGCGCTACAACCCTGCGAAAAGGCAACTTGAGCGCACCGCTCAGATCAACATCCCGAACCCCTGGGGAACCGCCTTCGATGATTACGGTCAGTGCTTCTTCCTGCACACTTCTGACCCAAGTTTGAACTGGCTAATCCCAGCCACGACCAAGCCACACTACAACCGCAGCGACCAAGCACCGCCAAACCTTATTCCGAATGCCCAGAAGGTGCGTCCTACCTCTGGTCTGGAAATCATTTCCAGCAGACATTTCCCCGATGAGGTACAAGGCGACATCTTGCTGAACAACACCATCGGCTTCCTCGGCACCAAACAGCACCAAGTGGAAGCAGACGGCACAGGCTTCAAGCTCACCCATCGACAGGACTTACTCAAATCCTCCGAAGGAAACTTCCGCCCGGTCGATCTGGAATTTGCCCCAGATGGTTCGCTCTATCTGATCGATTGGTCTAACACCCTCATTGGCCACATGCAGCACAATGCTCGTGACCCATACCGCGACCACGCACACGGCCGCGTGTACCGCATCACCTATCCGTCACGCCCACTCGTGAAACCATCCAAGGTGGCTGGCGCTACACTTGAGGAGCTCTTCGAGAACCTCAAGCTTCCAGAGTACCGAACCCGCTACCGCACTCGTCGCGAGCTTCGCGGGCACGATGCTAGCGAAGTTCTTCCAGCTCTTCAGAAATGGGTAACCAGTCTGAATAAGCAGGACCCGGACTACGAGCGCCATCGTCTGGAAGCTCTCTGGGTAAGCTGGGGATTAGACCAGATTGACACCTCTCTGCTTCAGGAGCTGACGCAGTCATCGGATTACCGGGTAAGAGCCGCAGCCTACCATGCACTGCGCTACAACTTGGACAGATTCAAGAACACCAAAGAACTCCTTCTCGCCGCAGCACAAGACAAGCATGGCCAAGTCCGGATGGAAGCCATCACCATCGCCTCTCTGTTGGATAAAGACACTGCTCTTGAAATCATCGACATCGCCAAGCAACAGCCAGTCGACAACTGGCTGAAGACACCGCTCGATAGAGTCTATGCCGATCTGACGAATCAAGTGATTGCTGAAAAAGAAGACAAAGAGCTAGCCGCTTACAAGGGAGAGATGCTCAAGATCATGAAGCTCGGTAAAGAAGTCTACCACCGTGACGCCCACTGCGCGACCTGCCACCAGGATGATGGCAAGGGACTCCCGCAAGCCGGCTTCCCTCCCCTCAATGGCACCAAGTGGGTTAACGAGGATCCAGAGCGCCTCATCAAACTCACCCTCAAAGGTCTGATGGGCCCCATCAACGTGAAGGGCAAGCAGTGGAACGGAGCGATGACTCCATTCGGCGGCATGCTCGAAGACGACAAAGAAGTCGCTGCGGTTCTGACCTACGTTCGTAAGAGCTTCGGCAACAACGCCTCCGTCATCACACCAGAGATGGTGAAGAAAGTGAGGGAGGAGACCAAGGACCGTAAGCAGCTCTACATGGCTGACGAACTCCTCAAGGAGCATCCTCACAAGAAGTAG
- a CDS encoding PVC-type heme-binding CxxCH protein, whose product MKPSITIAFTATLTIGALQAAQPADHLVLEPAGKANGKHVVLLSGDEEYRSEESMPMLAQILSSQGFKCTVLFSVDENGIVNPDNQKSLSNSISLDSADAIVIGLRFRNWDDTSMQRFENALERGTPIVALRTSTHAFKFPKDSKWFKYSFNASKETGWHRGFGRQVLGETWVSHHGKHKVQGTRSVVEAENKNHPVLNGVGEIFGTTDVYGANPLKPSTILLRGQVTKTLDPKSPALEGKKNDPMQPIAWTREFKHEDGTVNRILTTTMGAATDLVDEDLRRLVVNGVYWGLKMDVPAKADVTLPGAWNPSPYSFKAYQKNKKPEDFLIKASTSKLDIVPTAEVTAPEKLNVGKGNNIVIEGAGLASRMAKFGQFETELYVRYPEADLTIRNKADEGNTPGFRPHPGRKDQYAFPGAKDLVRDEFKKGTGATGHFETPDQWTTRLQADTIISFFGFNSSFGGPSDVERFKKELAAYIDHTLSQKYNGKSAPQLAIVSPTAIEDVSDLYDVPSPDERNDNLKLYTEAMKEVCAEHGALFVDVFTPSLEWYKSSKDKLTIDGLQLTDAGYAKLAPYLADKIFGKTGAKADDRRAKVLAAVQEKNWMWHQDYKIPNGVHVYGRRYNPFGPQNYPHELKKTREMTVLRDKAIWSLAKGNDFDLMASLAKLDKETYQLPEVPTNYKPSNKNGTEEYKYGDAALKELNVPEGFKIELFADERMFKELANPVQISFDNKGRLWVACMPSYPHYKVGDPKPTDTLLILEDTDNDGKADKKTVFAGDLHIPIGFEIAPEGVYVSQSDSLVLLKDTDGDDKYDEKEIIASGFDDHDTHHAISAFCVDPSGAIYMGEGVFLHSNIETPYGPVRGTNGGFMRYNPAKRHFERTAQLNIPNPWGIAFDEYGQNFFLHTSGTALNWMMPGTIKPKYGHGFNASRNLVAQHNVRPTSGLEFVSSRHFPEEMQGDILINNNIGFLGIKQHKVEADGTGYKLTYRQDLLKSNDGNFRPVDLEFAPDGSLYLIDWSNTLIGHMQHNARDPYRDHVHGRVYRITYPSRPLVKPANVAGAPIKELLENLKLPEYRTRYRTRRELRGRKAGDVLPALKQWVAGLDKNDPNYDHNRLEALWVTWGLNEVDATLLKELLGSSDYRVRAAAVRTLRYNLDKVDDAEALLLAAAQDEHGQVRLEAVVTASWLSKSEGLPVVDAAMKKPVDNWMKGSFNRAHGDLSGQTTEEVDPEVAKLKKQYKGAKLKTMLLGHEVYHREAHCVTCHQADGKGLPAANFPPITKTKWVNEDPDRLIKLTLKGLMGPITVQGKEYNGSMTPFEGLLNDKEMAAVLTYVRNSFGNNGSDISPDQVKKIRSEIKAQKLLFNAPDLLKQHPHKN is encoded by the coding sequence ATGAAACCATCGATAACAATCGCCTTTACAGCGACTCTGACGATCGGTGCTCTGCAAGCCGCACAGCCAGCAGATCATCTCGTTCTGGAGCCTGCTGGCAAAGCCAATGGAAAACACGTTGTCCTGCTCTCAGGCGACGAAGAATACCGTTCCGAGGAGTCTATGCCCATGCTGGCACAGATTCTCTCCAGCCAAGGCTTCAAATGCACTGTCCTCTTCTCTGTTGATGAAAACGGCATTGTCAATCCAGACAACCAGAAGTCTCTGTCTAACTCCATTTCCTTGGATTCCGCAGATGCCATCGTCATCGGCCTGCGATTCCGCAACTGGGATGACACCTCCATGCAGCGTTTCGAAAACGCCTTGGAGCGTGGCACTCCAATCGTGGCGCTTCGCACATCCACACATGCGTTCAAATTCCCTAAAGACAGCAAGTGGTTCAAATATTCCTTTAACGCCTCCAAAGAAACAGGCTGGCACAGAGGTTTCGGCCGCCAGGTACTTGGAGAGACTTGGGTGAGCCACCACGGTAAGCACAAGGTTCAAGGTACCCGTTCTGTAGTAGAAGCTGAAAACAAGAATCACCCTGTCCTGAACGGCGTGGGCGAAATCTTCGGCACAACAGACGTCTATGGCGCTAATCCCTTGAAGCCGTCCACGATTCTTCTCCGTGGACAGGTCACCAAGACTCTCGATCCAAAATCTCCTGCCCTTGAAGGCAAGAAGAATGACCCGATGCAGCCGATCGCCTGGACCCGTGAGTTCAAGCACGAGGACGGCACAGTCAATCGCATCCTCACCACCACGATGGGTGCAGCTACCGACCTCGTAGATGAAGACCTTCGTCGTCTTGTTGTCAACGGTGTCTACTGGGGTCTCAAGATGGATGTTCCAGCCAAGGCGGACGTCACCCTTCCTGGTGCATGGAATCCTTCCCCGTACTCCTTCAAGGCCTATCAAAAGAACAAGAAGCCAGAAGACTTCCTGATCAAAGCCTCCACATCCAAGCTTGATATCGTCCCGACTGCTGAAGTCACTGCTCCCGAGAAGCTGAACGTGGGCAAAGGCAACAACATCGTGATCGAAGGTGCAGGTCTCGCATCCCGCATGGCGAAGTTTGGCCAGTTCGAGACAGAGCTCTACGTGCGCTATCCAGAAGCTGACCTTACTATCCGTAACAAGGCTGACGAGGGTAACACTCCAGGTTTCCGTCCGCATCCAGGTCGCAAGGACCAATATGCCTTCCCTGGCGCCAAGGATCTTGTCCGCGATGAATTCAAGAAGGGCACTGGCGCGACCGGTCACTTTGAGACACCTGACCAGTGGACCACTCGCCTGCAGGCTGATACCATCATCTCCTTCTTCGGTTTTAACTCCTCTTTCGGTGGCCCGAGTGATGTAGAGCGTTTCAAGAAAGAACTCGCTGCCTACATCGACCACACTCTCAGCCAGAAATACAATGGTAAGAGTGCTCCTCAACTCGCTATTGTATCACCAACAGCGATTGAAGATGTATCCGACCTCTATGACGTACCGTCACCAGATGAGCGTAATGATAACCTGAAGCTTTACACTGAAGCGATGAAGGAAGTTTGTGCTGAGCACGGTGCTCTATTCGTAGATGTATTCACTCCTTCTCTTGAATGGTACAAATCCAGCAAAGACAAGCTCACTATCGACGGCCTGCAGCTTACTGACGCTGGCTATGCCAAGCTTGCTCCCTACCTTGCTGACAAGATCTTTGGCAAAACTGGTGCCAAAGCCGATGACAGAAGAGCGAAGGTTCTTGCTGCGGTTCAGGAAAAGAACTGGATGTGGCATCAGGACTACAAGATCCCTAACGGAGTTCACGTTTATGGCCGCCGTTACAACCCCTTTGGCCCTCAGAACTATCCTCACGAGCTGAAGAAGACTCGCGAAATGACAGTACTTAGAGACAAAGCTATCTGGTCACTGGCAAAAGGTAACGACTTCGATCTTATGGCGTCTCTCGCCAAGCTGGACAAAGAAACCTACCAGCTTCCAGAGGTTCCTACAAACTACAAGCCAAGCAACAAGAACGGCACTGAAGAGTATAAGTACGGTGATGCAGCTCTCAAGGAACTCAACGTTCCAGAAGGCTTCAAGATCGAACTTTTCGCAGACGAGCGCATGTTCAAGGAATTGGCTAACCCGGTTCAGATTTCCTTTGATAACAAAGGCCGTCTCTGGGTGGCATGTATGCCTTCCTACCCACACTACAAAGTAGGTGATCCAAAGCCAACTGATACCTTGCTCATTCTTGAGGACACCGACAATGACGGCAAGGCTGACAAGAAGACCGTCTTTGCTGGCGACCTTCACATCCCAATCGGATTCGAGATCGCTCCAGAAGGTGTTTACGTTTCCCAGTCTGATTCCCTTGTCCTCCTCAAGGACACAGACGGTGACGACAAGTACGACGAGAAAGAAATCATCGCCAGTGGTTTTGATGACCACGATACTCACCACGCGATCTCCGCATTCTGCGTAGACCCGTCCGGCGCTATCTACATGGGTGAAGGTGTCTTCCTCCACTCCAACATCGAAACTCCATACGGTCCTGTTCGCGGCACCAACGGTGGTTTCATGCGCTACAACCCAGCCAAGAGACACTTTGAGCGTACCGCTCAGCTGAATATCCCTAACCCATGGGGTATCGCATTTGACGAATACGGTCAGAACTTCTTCCTCCACACCTCAGGCACAGCCCTGAACTGGATGATGCCTGGCACGATCAAGCCCAAGTATGGTCATGGTTTTAACGCCTCCAGAAACTTGGTTGCTCAGCACAACGTGCGCCCTACTTCAGGTCTTGAGTTCGTATCCAGTCGTCATTTCCCAGAGGAAATGCAGGGAGACATCCTGATCAACAACAACATTGGCTTCCTTGGTATCAAGCAGCACAAGGTTGAAGCAGACGGCACTGGTTACAAACTGACTTATCGCCAGGACCTACTTAAGTCCAACGACGGTAACTTCCGCCCTGTGGACCTTGAGTTCGCTCCAGACGGTTCTCTCTACCTCATCGACTGGTCTAACACCCTGATCGGCCACATGCAGCACAATGCTCGTGACCCATACCGTGACCACGTACACGGCCGTGTGTATCGCATCACCTACCCATCACGCCCACTCGTGAAGCCAGCTAATGTAGCAGGAGCTCCTATCAAAGAGCTGCTTGAGAACCTCAAGCTTCCTGAGTACCGTACCCGTTACCGCACTCGCCGTGAGCTTCGTGGACGCAAAGCTGGAGACGTCCTTCCTGCCCTCAAGCAGTGGGTAGCCGGTCTCGACAAGAATGATCCTAACTACGATCATAACCGACTCGAAGCCCTCTGGGTTACTTGGGGCCTGAACGAAGTCGATGCGACTCTGCTTAAAGAGCTCCTCGGTTCTTCTGACTACCGTGTGCGTGCCGCAGCAGTCCGCACCCTGCGCTACAATCTGGACAAGGTTGACGATGCAGAGGCACTCCTCCTTGCAGCAGCACAGGATGAACACGGTCAAGTTCGCCTTGAGGCAGTTGTCACTGCTTCCTGGCTGAGCAAGTCCGAAGGTCTTCCAGTAGTGGATGCAGCCATGAAGAAGCCAGTCGACAACTGGATGAAAGGTTCTTTCAACAGAGCCCACGGTGACCTCTCTGGCCAGACAACGGAAGAAGTTGACCCAGAAGTTGCCAAGCTCAAGAAGCAGTATAAAGGTGCTAAACTCAAGACCATGCTCTTGGGTCACGAAGTCTATCACCGTGAAGCCCACTGTGTCACCTGCCACCAGGCAGACGGCAAAGGTCTTCCAGCTGCTAACTTCCCACCTATCACCAAGACCAAGTGGGTTAATGAAGACCCTGATCGCTTGATCAAGCTCACCCTGAAAGGTCTGATGGGACCGATCACCGTTCAAGGTAAAGAGTACAACGGCTCCATGACTCCGTTCGAAGGCCTCCTCAATGACAAGGAAATGGCTGCGGTGCTGACCTATGTCCGTAATAGCTTCGGCAACAACGGATCAGACATCAGCCCTGATCAGGTGAAGAAGATTCGCTCTGAGATCAAAGCTCAGAAGTTGCTCTTTAACGCTCCTGACCTGCTTAAGCAGCACCCTCACAAGAACTAA